Proteins from a single region of Apium graveolens cultivar Ventura chromosome 7, ASM990537v1, whole genome shotgun sequence:
- the LOC141673807 gene encoding galactolipase DONGLE, chloroplastic-like, whose protein sequence is MVMTVVNMVNSYINFHSLPSLKPLASSIEHTSSTTFTGCRRMETKVAHTKRTLSLAHSWRQIQGFNNWENLIEPLNPLLQQEIVRYGEFAAACYKAFDLNPRSKRYMKCKYGKDTMLENVGMKDSGYNITKYIYVTPDIDIPAHDICGRWIGYVGVSTDEETKRLGRRDFLFAFRGTVSYPEWLANLMHSLVLARFDPNDSRPDVKVEAGFLNLYTSGEKDNKFTSGSCREQLLSEVQRLLKKYEGEEISITLAGHSMGSSLALLLAYDIAELELNRDGSNNVIPITVFSFAGPRVGNVGLKKRCEELGIKVLRIVNAKDPITKMPGIFLNEKISHFGWKTELPWSLSCYVHVGVEIALDFFVMDKPICVHDLETYIEFLKCPKLREMQKQGVDCFEEFIANAHSKFRQYWRNAAKSMVNISPFSTLVCYWWIAAYIDLQMSGCLSC, encoded by the coding sequence ATGGTCATGACAGTGGTAAATATGGTCAATTCTTATATAAATTTTCATTCTTTGCCTTCATTAAAGCCGTTAGCTTCTTCAATAGAGCATACTTCAAGCACAACATTTACGGGTTGTCGTAGAATGGAAACAAAGGTTGCACACACGAAACGGACCTTGAGCTTGGCTCATTCCTGGAGACAGATACAAGGTTTTAACAACTGGGAAAATCTTATAGAACCCCTGAACCCTCTCCTCCAACAAGAAATCGTAAGGTACGGTGAGTTTGCTGCAGCTTGTTACAAGGCCTTCGATCTTAATCCGCGTAGCAAACGTTACATGAAGTGCAAATATGGAAAAGACACAATGTTGGAAAATGTGGGAATGAAAGATTCGGGATacaatattacaaaatatatttatGTTACTCCTGATATTGATATTCCGGCTCACGACATTTGTGGTCGTTGGATTGGATATGTTGGTGTTTCTACTGATGAGGAGACTAAGAGGCTTGGAAGAAGAGATTTCCTGTTTGCATTTCGAGGAACCGTGAGTTATCCTGAGTGGTTGGCCAATTTAATGCATTCACTCGTTTTGGCTCGATTTGATCCGAATGATTCGAGGCCTGATGTGAAAGTGGAGGCTGGATTTTTGAATCTTTACACATCTGGCGAGAAAGATAACAAATTTACGTCTGGGAGTTGTAGAGAACAATTGCTTTCGGAAGTGCAACGATTGTTaaaaaagtatgaaggtgagGAAATTAGTATAACACTTGCGGGACATAGCATGGGGAGTTCATTAGCATTGTTATTAGCTTATGACATTGCTGAACTTGAACTAAATAGAGATGGTTCAAACAATGTGATTCCTATAACTGTTTTCTCGTTTGCTGGGCCACGTGTCGGGAATGTAGGCTTGAAGAAAAGATGTGAAGAATTAGGAATTAAAGTTCTTAGGATTGTGAATGCAAAGGACCCTATTACAAAGATGCCAGGGATTTTTCTTAATGAGAAAATTAGTCATTTTGGTTGGAAAACTGAGCTTCCTTGGAGTTTATCATGTTATGTTCATGTTGGAGTTGAAATAGCACTAGACTTTTTTGTGATGGACAAGCCAATTTGTGTACATGATTTGGAGACGTATATAGAGTTTCTGAAATGCCCCAAATTACGAGAAATGCAAAAGCAAGGTGTGGATTGTTTTGAAGAATTCATAGCCAATGCCCATAGTAAGTTCCGTCAGTATTGGAGAAATGCAGCCAAGAGTATGGTAAATATTAGTCCTTTTTCTACCTTGGTCTGCTACTGGTGGATAGCTGCATATATAGATTTACAGATGTCAGGTTGCCTATCTTGTTAG